ACCGATCTCCGCTATTTTAGGATCTCTTATCTTGTTAATTTCTGATACGCTTGCGAGAACCTTGCTTTCTCCTATAGTTCTACCGGTCGGTGTTATAACTTCCTTCATGGGAGCTCCTACTTTCCTCTATCTTCTCGTGAAATTGCAGAGAAGGTGAAAATCATGATAGTTGAAATTGATGGAATTGAGTTCGCGTATAAAAGCGTGAAAGTGCTTAAGCACGCGAAATTTACGGTTGATAAAGGGGAAATCGTTGCCGTTCTTGGTCCTAATGGATCTGGAAAAACCACGCTTTTAAGATGCATGGCGAGGATACTCAAGCCCCAGAGAGGAGCCATACTCATAGAAGGTGTTAACATGAGGGAGCTTAAGTCCATTGATGTTGCCAAGAAGGTTGGTTATGTTCCTCAAAATCATAATGGAAGTTATATGACCGTTTTCAATGCTCTTCTTTTGGGAAGGAGACCTCATATAAGGTGGAGTGTGGGAGAACGAGATCTTAAAAAGGTTTCTGAGATGATAGGACTTTTAGGGCTTGAGGAGCACGCTCTCAAGCTTACGAACGAGCTTAGCGGGGGCGAACTTCAAAAAGTTATAATTGGAAGGGCATTAGTTCAAGAGCCAAGGGTTTTGCTTCTCGATGAGCCTACTAATAATCTCGACCCCAAGAATCAAGTTGAGATAATGGGAATTATAAGGAAGATTTCGAAAGAGAGAGGTTTAGCGTCTGTAGTTGTGCTACATGATCTTAATTTGGCGCTTCGCTTTGCAGATAAGTTTTTGATGCTCAAAGATGGAGAAATATTTGCTCAGGGAGGAAGAGAGATAACAACGCCGGAAAATATACGAGAAGTTTACGGAATCGAAGCCGAGATTGTGAAGTACAAAGGTATACCCGTGGTTATCCCGGTGTATAATTCTGCTTGAAGGTTTTAAGCAGAAGCGGGTTCTACCGCTGCCACGGTAGAACCCGGGTAATGAAATTAACATTATTTCAAGTTTCTCAAGGCTTCACCAAGCCTCCTTGTTCCTTCTATCAGCTCATCGGGATCTAAGAGTGAGAAAGCAAGCCGTGCAAACCTTTTTCCTCTATCCGGTTCCGCGAAAAAGCCTGTTCCGGGGACTATACCGACCTTGTAATCCTGAACTGCCTTGAGGGTCAACTCTTCAGAATCTATACCTTCGGGAAACTTTACCCAGAAGAAGAATCCCCCGCTTGGTACTATGTATTCAACGCCGAGAGGTTCCAAATTCTCATCGAGTCCCTTAGCAAGAGCGTCTCTCTTTTCTCTGTAGGCGTTTCTGAGTCTGCCCACGTGCTTCTTAAGGTCCTTCTTTTTAAGTATTCTATATAAGGCGTGCTGTAATATGGCGGGTGGGCATATTTCCATAGAATACTTTATCATTGAGGCCTTTTGGATAACGTCTTCAGGAGCGATCATCCAACCAGTTCTAACTCCGGGGACCATTACCTTTGAAAAGCTTCCCAGAGAAATGACTCTTTCTGTGTCTATTTTCGTCATCGAGGGAAGAGCCTCTCCCTCGTAGCTCATAAAGTGATAGGGATCATCTTCTATGATGAAGAAGTCATGCTTCCTCGCAAGCTCAACGAGCTTTTCTCTTCTTTCCCAAGATAGCGTTACTCCGGCGGGATTGTGGAAATTCGTTATCGTGTAGACGAACTTTATTTTTTCACTTTTCAACTTCTCTTCGAGCTCATCTACTACCATACCGTTTTCATCCATTGATATTGAGAGAATGTTCGCATCGTATTTTTTGAATATAAGCATAGCTTCAGGATATGTGGGAGCTTCTACGGCTATCTTTTCCCCCTCTTCCAAGAAAGTTTGAGCGAGGATCTCAAGTCCCTGCTGAGATCCTATGGTGAATAGCAAGTTTTCCTCGCTTAGCTTATCGCTTATTATTCCCCAGTCCTTTAACCAGCTTATCGTGAAGCTCTTTAGCTCATGTAGCCCTCCGACTATGGTATATCTCAAAGCGTGAGGACCATGCTCTTCTATCGCTTCCACTATCGCTTCTTTGAACTCCTCAGCAGGATACAGCTTTGGGCATGGTTCACCTGGAGCGAGGGATATCGTTCCGGGGCTTCTCATCAGCCTGAGCATTTTCTCTATGCCGGACGGTCTGATCCTTTCCCGCGCAAGCCTTGAGAATCTGCTTTCCCAATTCACGCTTTTACCCCCCCTTTAATAATAGCTCGGCTATCTGAACTGCGTTCGTTGCCGCTCCCTTTCTCAGGTTATCGGCAACGACCCAGATGTTTAATCCATGCTCTATAGTTTCATCCTTTCTTATTCTGCCCACAAAGACTTCATCTCTTCCGTCAACATCTATAGGTGTTGGATAAAGCCCCATTTGAGGATCATCCATTAATATTATGCCTGGTGCTTCCTTAAGAATCTTTCTTGCTGTTTCAACGCTTATTTCCTTCTCGAACTCCACATTTATAGCTTCAGCGTGTCCTCTGAGGACGGGGACCCTTACAGTTGTTACGGAAACCTTTATATTCGGGTCTTCCATGATTTTTACGGTCTCCTTTCTCATCTTATCTTCTTCTCTTGTATAGAGATCCTCAAGGAAGATATCTATATGTGGAATCACATTAAAAGCTATCTTTTTGGGGAATACGGATGGTTCAGCGCTTGGATCTTTAATCTGGTTCTTAAGCTCAAGCACCGCTTTCCATCCAGCGCCAGAAACTGCTTGATAGGTGGAGACGACTACCCTCTTTATTTTGGCATAATCATGCAGCGGTTTTAGGGCTACTACCATCTGAATCGTAGAGCAGTTTGGATTTGCGATGATTCCCTTGTGCTTAAAGGTAGCATGGGGATTTACCTCAGGTACAACGAGGGGAACCCAGTCTTCGTATCTAAAGGCTCTGCTGTTGTCTATTACTATGCTTCCAGATGAAACTGCTACTGGGGCGAAGGATTTGCTTATCGAAGCTCCAGCGGAAAGCAGGGTGAAATCTGCTTTTGCTCTTTTTAACTCGCTTTCTGTAAGCTTCCTAACCTTAACCTTTTCCTCTTTGAATGTGAGCTCAAATCCCTCGGATCTCTCCGATGCGAAAAGAAAGAGCTCTTTTACCGGAAAGCTTCTTTCTTCAAGAACTTTTAACATTTCTCTACCAACGGCACCCGTTGCTCCCACGATAGCCACGCTGTACATGACGTTCTCACTCCCCCTCTTCCAGCTTAAAAGCTTTGTGAAGTGCTTTTACTGCAAGGTCAGCTTTTCCTTCTCTTATTACGCATGAAATTCTAATCTCAGATGTGCTTATAAGCTCTATATTTATATCATTTTCTGCAAGGGTACCGAACATTATTGCGGGTATTTCTGGATTGGAGCATACTCCTGCTCCAACTATCGATACCTTAGCGACATTTCTATCGCCGCTTACCCCCTCGGCTCCAATTTCGTCGGATATCTCCTTCAATATGATCATGGCTCGTTCTAAATCGGACTCTCCTATAGTAAAGGATATATCATTGTAGCCCCCTCTCGGCTCACTCTGAATTATCATGTCGATATTTATTCCCTTTTCGGCTAAGGCCTTTGCGAACCTGTGGGCTATCCCCGGGATATCAGGCACTCCTAAGAGGGTAATCTTTGCTATTTTTTTATCAACCGTTACTCCGGTGACTACACCTCTTCTTTCCACGCTTACCTCCTCCCTTATCCATGTTCCCTCGTTATAATTAAAGGACGATCTGACATGAAGTGGGACGGAAAACCTTTTGGCAAACTCAACCGCCCTGTGCTGTAGAACCTTTGCTCCCGCTATCGCCATCTCAAGCATTTCGTCATATGTTATTTCCTTGAGTTTTCTCGCCTCTGGCACTATTCTTGGATCTGCGGTGAAAACGCCATCGACATCGGTGTATATTTCGCACACATCTGCTTTCATAGCGGCTGCTACAGCCACGGCGGTTGTATCTGATCCGCCTCTCCCCAGAGTTGTTATCTCCCCTCTTTCGTTCATTCCCTGAAAGCCCGCTACTATAACTACTTTTCCTTTTCTGAGCTCCTCTCCTATTCTCCATGTCTCTATTCTGACTATTCTTGCTCTTGTAAACAGCCCATCTGTTATGATTCCTGCCTGTGCTCCGGTGAAAGATATCGCTGGACATCCAAGCTCGTGAAGCGCTATTGAGAGAAGAGCGATCGATATCTGCTCACCTGTGGACGCGAGCATATCAAGCTCTCTTTCTGGGGGAGAGGGGGATAAAGAAGAAGCCATCTTCAGTAGCTGATCTGTGGTATCCCCCATAGCGGATACCACAGCTATAACATCATTGCCATCTTCTCTGGTTTTTTTAATTCTCTGGGCAACTTTTCTTATAAGGTCAAGGTTTCTTACTGATGTCCCACCATACTTCTGGATCACGAGCATTTCAAATTACCTCCATTACTATTGCTCCTCTGTAGTCTATGTTGGTCATTATAATTTCCACACGGTTTTCTATAATCTCTTCCCACCTTTTCGCCAGACTTGAAGCAATGCTTTTTCCCTTCCCAAGTGGAGCGAAAAACAGCAGGCTTGGGCCCGCTCCACTTAAAGCTCCACCGTATGCTCCTATCTTTAAGGCCTCCTTAAATAGATCATACATTCCGGGGACAAGAGAGGCCCTATAAGGCTGGTGAAGCCTGTCTTCAAATGCCCACTTGAGCAGTTCGGGTTCCCTCTCCTCGAGGGCAGTTATAAGAAGGCTAACCTGCCTCATGTTGAAGATTACTTCTTCCCGAGAGTAGCTTTCAGGGAGAACTTTTCTTGCTTCCTCAGTTGGAACGCCAAATGGTGGGACCAGGATAAAAGTTTCGGCAGGAAAGCCTCTGACTCTTAGTCTGTAAGGTTCTAAGCTCTCCTCTCTGTTATAAGCTAAGGTTATTCCGCCAAAGAACGCAGGATAGATATTGTCTGGATGGCCCTCAAGCTCAACCGCCAGCTTAAGGAGCTCTTTTCTTTTTAAAGGCCTTTTCAAAAATCTGTTAGCGAGCATAAGTCCTCCTAAATAGGCGGTTGCGCTTGAGCCTAAACCTCTCTTTGTAGGGATATTAACCTTAATGTTAAGCCTCAATCCCTTTGGGGGATCCTCACCTTTATATTCAAACGCTCTTTTAAAAGCAATATAAACAGCGTTGTCCTCGCCGGTGCTGATGCTCGGGTCCCCCTCAACGTTTATCTCGATCTTTTCTTCCTCCAGCTTTTCGCACTCAAAGATGTTATAGACGTTCCATGCGGTTCCTATGATGTCAAAACCCGGTCCTAGGTTAGCCGAAGTAGCGGGAACTCTCGCTCTTATCAATCTTACGGATCACCTCCTTCAGAACCCTGCTAATCTTATCACCTCCTTCAAGGAAGGAGGGCAGGAAGGTGGTTCCCCCACCAGGTTTATGGCAAGGTTTGGATCTTTCAGCCCATGTCCGGTAAGGACACAGACGACTTTTGCTCCTTTTGGGAAAAACTCCCTCTCACTAAGCTTGATAACTCCCGCTATTGATGCAGCCGAAGCTGGTTCGACGAATATACCCTCTTCCCTTACGAGAAGCCTATATGCGTTTAAAATTTCCTCATCGCTTACTTTATAGAATCCTCCCCCAAGTTCTTCGACCGTTTTAACCGCTCTTTGCCAGTGTGCCGGATTTCCTATCCTTATCGCGGTTGCTACCGTTTCTGGTTTCTCAAAGACTCTTCCCTCTACGATAGGAGCAGCTCCCTCTGCCTGAAACCCGAGTAGCTTTGGCAATTTGCTGGATTTACCCGCTTCCTTGAATTCCTTGAAACCCATTCCATATGCGCTTATATTTCCTGCGTTTCCCACTGGTATTGCCAGAAAGTCTGGTGCGTCTCCCAGGGACTCGCATACTTCAAATGCAGCTGTTTTTTGCCCCTGGAGTCTATTTGGATTTAGCGAATTAACGAGCGTTATTGGATAGCTTTCGGTTAGCTCTTTTATTACCCTAAGACCATCATCGAAGTTCCCCTCTATCGCTATTACTCTGGCACCTGCTGCCAGAGCTTGCGCAAGCTTGCCTAACGCTATTGCCTCTTTAGGAACGAGAACGATACATTTTAGCCCGGTTCTCGCTGCGTAGGCGGCAGCCGAAGCTGATGTATTTCCCGTCGAGGCACATGCTATTGCCTTTGCTCCTTCCTCTATAGCCTTGGCTACCGCCATCACCATGCCTCTATCTTTAAAGGAGCCCGTTGGGTTCATTCCCTCATATTTAAGGTAAAGCTCGAAACCGAACTTAAATTTCCTTTCGATATTGCTTGCTCTTATAAGGGGGGTGTTTCCCTCCCCTAAGGTTATAATTGGGGTCTTCTCGGTAATAGGTAGAAACTCTCTCCATTTTCGCATAACTCCTTCCGCATCCATAGTACATCTACTCCTTTAAGCTTTCGACGATTTCTATTGCCTTATCCACGTCTTTATTCTCTCCCCAAACTGCTATGCTTACCGCTCCCTGCGAGTCTCCGAGTCCTCCCTTGCTTACCAGGAAAGCTTCTACGTTAGCCAGCGTGAAGAAAGCTTCTATCTCCGTTATGGTTTTTCCATAACACACTGGCATCAGGCCTATCTTAAACCCATCGGCATAGTCGAGTTCCTCTATGCCAAGAACGGATGAGGCAAGCTTGACTGAGGGAATAAGCTTTTCTAAGCCTACTGGTATTATAAGATTGACCCCTCTTGATACAACTGGCCCAAGGATCTTGCCGATAGTTCCTCCTACTGGGTTTCCGAGCATTATACCGACATTTCCCTCAAAGTCTATCGCGTTTGCTCCCTTGATTATCACATCATCTTTACCGAGCTTGCTTAGAACATCATCATATGATTCGTTTGCCTCCTTTCCCTTGTAAAGGATTATTGGAGGTATTCTCTCCTCCTTTGGAAGGACCTTTAACTCTCCATTTTCTATGTATCCGGCAAGAAATCTGCTCTTTTCCACCTTCTTACCGAGAATTTCCTCAGCGACGTAAGCGTTAGTTGATCCTGGATTTATAACTATATAGCCTTCTTCAAGCGCTCTTTTGACTTCAGGAAGCTTTGCGACCGCCTTAGCTATTAATCTCTTTGATTCACCCGGTTTTAGAACGAATAAAGCTTTTTTCATCTCTTTTCATCACCTCTTCGCCTATTATTGGTTGGGGTTTAATAAATAATACCACAGAAATCTTCGAAGGAGAAGAAGGTTTTCGCGGAGAATAAATGTTATAATATTTTTAAATTCATACCCTTAGGGGGTGTTAATGGTGATCAGGGGAAAGTGCGTGTGGTATGCGCTAATTCTGGTTTTTATTGCGTCTTCAGTGGCTTTCGCGGTGGGGAATCCCGCATTAAACTTCGCTAAAAGCGTCTTTCAGAATGAGAGAGAGCCCAATCCCGAGGTATTTTCCTTTATCAAAAAACTTGGCTACGATAGGAAGCTCGATGAGAATGAGAAGCTATATATCGAATGGCTTGCGCAGGTTGATCCAAAACTTCAACACAGATTTTTGAGATATGCTATGGATGGAAGAATAACGAGAAGCGAGCTTGAGGCTCTACCAGACTTACCTGTTTTATATGAGGACTTTAAGGATAATAGAAACGGTTGGCCTGAGGTAAGTACCTATCAAAGAAAGATGTTTGTGAGAAACGGTGCCTTCTATATTGAGATGCAGAGAAAGGATTTGACCGCTATCTGCGTTCCGGCGAATGTTCAGCCCTATATAGAGAGATATCCTGACTATACTTATGGTGCTGATATATCCATTAAAGCAAGCGGGTATAAAGCGCCATGGGTTATATATGGGCTTATGTTCAGAGTACAGGATCTTCACAACTTTTATATGTTCCTTTACAGGGGGGATGGTAAGTTTTCTTTACAAGTTCTTTATGGAGGAAAGCCGAAGCTTATAAAAGACTGGACTTCAGGACCACTGGATTTCAGCTCAATGAAAGTAGTGGTTAGAGGAGATCATATAAGGTGCTATGTCTTTGGAGCTGGTGAAGGCGAGAAGAAGGTTTTTGATGTTCATGATTCCCGCTTGTCCTCAGGAGGCATAGGGTTGATAGCTATGGGAAGCGTTAAGGTCAAGTTCAGGAATCTTAGGGTGGTGGTTCCCAAGGAGGAAGCCTGGAGGTGAAAATAAAGCTTAAGGAGCCATATGGAATAGCTGGGGAAGCCAAACAGGGAATATGTGAATTGATAGGAAGATCAGAAGCTCAATGTTTTTTGTTGACGCTCCCACTAAGGAAACTCGAGCCTACCTTCAGAACGGGTCATAAGGCCCATCAGATTCAGAAGCTCAAGTATGCGATCTGCAAGTTTTAAGGTTGCGTTAATTGCTTCCTGATCCTTGCTTATTTCTCCTGATTCATATGCTATTCCGCATACTCCTCTGTTTGCAGGGATGATTTCATGTTTCAGGAAAAATGCGTTTATCGCGGAAATCGCGCTTTCGAGTCCGTATCTTCTTCCAACGACTATGGCTCCGCCAATTTTATTTTTAAGTTTCCCTCGGAGGGGCCATGTTCTGTCCATGAATGCCTTAACTTGAGCGGATACGTTATTGAAGTAAACCGGGGTTCCTATGATTATGGCGTCGCTTTCTAAAAGGAGAGGGATAATTTTCCCGCTCATGTCGTCCTTCAAAATGCATGTGCCGTTTTCCAAGCAGCACCGGCAAGAAGTACATGGTATTATCTTATATTTTGAGAGCTTTATTAATTGCCCTCCAGTTTTGGACATGGCGAGGTTAAGGAGATAATCTGTATTGCTTTTGCTTCTGGGACTTCCAGATATATAGATTATCTTTGCCATTTTTCTCCCCTCCTGTATCTTATGTTATGGTATACTTTTAGCATGTTTTATAATTTAATTCAAGGAGCTCTATCGCTAATAGGCAAGCTGGGATATATGGGCATATTCTTGCTTATGACTTTGGAATCTTCCTTTTTCCCCTTTCCGAGTGAGGTTGTAATTCCTCCTGCAGGTTATCTTGCTTTTCAAGGGAAGATGAATCTTTATCTCGTGGTGCTTTTCGGAACGCTTGGAAGTCTCACCGGTGCATGGTTTAACTATTTTATAGCTCTTAAGCTCGGCAGGCCATTTCTTCTAAAATACGGAAAGCGTTTTTTTATCTCGGGTAAAAGTCTTGAGAAAGCGGAGATTTTCTTCGCAAAATACGGAGGCATAAGCACTTTTATAGGCAGGCTGGTTCCTCTGGTAAGGCAATATATTTCGCTTCCTGCAGGGATAGCAAGGATGAATCCACTTTCTTTCACGATATTTACAACTCTTGGGGCAAGTATTTGGGTTAGCATGCTTGCGATTATGGGATACTATCTGGGAGATAATGAAGAGCTTATAAGGAAGTATTCCAATGAAGTGGGGATAGTCTTTGCTCTTCTTCTTGGAGGCTATATTTTGTGGAAATTATTAAGGAGGAGGGCTTGATTAGCCCTCCTCTATTATTTTCGCAAGGGTGTTTCCAACTTCCCATGTCTTGGTATCTCCACCCAGGTCAGGGGTTCTTATCAATCCCTCTGAGAGCGCTTTTGCAACCGCTTTCTCCACGCTCTCGGCTCCCTCGCTTTCTCCGATGTGATCGAGAAGCATTGCCCCCGCAAGTATCGTAGCTAAGGGATTTGCCTTGCCGGTTCCCTTATATTTCGGTGCGGATCCGTGAATGGGCTCAAACATTGAAACTTTTCCTGGATGGATGTTTCCTCCTGCGGCTAATCCTAAGCCTCCCTGTATCATTGCTCCAAGATCGGTTATTATATCTCCAAACATGTTGGGAGTAACGACTACCTTGTAGCTTTCGGGAGTTTTTACCATCCACATGGTTATCGCGTCCACAAAGGCATAGTCTTTTTCTATTTCAGGATATTCATTTCCCACTTTTTCAAATACATCTCTCCAGAGCGAGTAAGAGTGCGTAAATACATTAGCCTTATCAACGGCGGTAACCTTGTTTACCCCCTTTTTCTTAGCAAGCTCAAAAGCGTATCTTATTATCCTTTCACATCCTCCTCTCGAGTTAAAGCCTATTTGATAAGCGTATTCCTCATCTGGATCTACCTCTATTGAGAGGTCTATTTTTGCTTTATAAAGGTTTCTCTTAAGCTCAAAGGAGCTCTCTCTTTTAGATCCGCTCCATCTGTCTCCCAAGCCTACGTAAAAGTCTTCTGTATTTTCCCTAACTACGTAAAAATTGATATCTTCTGGGGTTTTATCCTTAAGAGGCGTTGGAACGCCGGGGAAGAGCTTTATGGGACGCAGGTTTACGAAGAGGTCAAGCTCAAACCTTATCTTAAGGAGTATCTCCTTTTCGAGGATCCCGGGCTTTACTCTTGGGTCACCAATAGCACCGAAGTAAATGGCATCCAT
The sequence above is a segment of the Synergistota bacterium genome. Coding sequences within it:
- a CDS encoding DedA family protein → MFYNLIQGALSLIGKLGYMGIFLLMTLESSFFPFPSEVVIPPAGYLAFQGKMNLYLVVLFGTLGSLTGAWFNYFIALKLGRPFLLKYGKRFFISGKSLEKAEIFFAKYGGISTFIGRLVPLVRQYISLPAGIARMNPLSFTIFTTLGASIWVSMLAIMGYYLGDNEELIRKYSNEVGIVFALLLGGYILWKLLRRRA
- a CDS encoding PLP-dependent aminotransferase family protein, whose translation is MNWESRFSRLARERIRPSGIEKMLRLMRSPGTISLAPGEPCPKLYPAEEFKEAIVEAIEEHGPHALRYTIVGGLHELKSFTISWLKDWGIISDKLSEENLLFTIGSQQGLEILAQTFLEEGEKIAVEAPTYPEAMLIFKKYDANILSISMDENGMVVDELEEKLKSEKIKFVYTITNFHNPAGVTLSWERREKLVELARKHDFFIIEDDPYHFMSYEGEALPSMTKIDTERVISLGSFSKVMVPGVRTGWMIAPEDVIQKASMIKYSMEICPPAILQHALYRILKKKDLKKHVGRLRNAYREKRDALAKGLDENLEPLGVEYIVPSGGFFFWVKFPEGIDSEELTLKAVQDYKVGIVPGTGFFAEPDRGKRFARLAFSLLDPDELIEGTRRLGEALRNLK
- a CDS encoding aspartate-semialdehyde dehydrogenase, which translates into the protein MYSVAIVGATGAVGREMLKVLEERSFPVKELFLFASERSEGFELTFKEEKVKVRKLTESELKRAKADFTLLSAGASISKSFAPVAVSSGSIVIDNSRAFRYEDWVPLVVPEVNPHATFKHKGIIANPNCSTIQMVVALKPLHDYAKIKRVVVSTYQAVSGAGWKAVLELKNQIKDPSAEPSVFPKKIAFNVIPHIDIFLEDLYTREEDKMRKETVKIMEDPNIKVSVTTVRVPVLRGHAEAINVEFEKEISVETARKILKEAPGIILMDDPQMGLYPTPIDVDGRDEVFVGRIRKDETIEHGLNIWVVADNLRKGAATNAVQIAELLLKGG
- the thrB gene encoding homoserine kinase, producing MIRARVPATSANLGPGFDIIGTAWNVYNIFECEKLEEEKIEINVEGDPSISTGEDNAVYIAFKRAFEYKGEDPPKGLRLNIKVNIPTKRGLGSSATAYLGGLMLANRFLKRPLKRKELLKLAVELEGHPDNIYPAFFGGITLAYNREESLEPYRLRVRGFPAETFILVPPFGVPTEEARKVLPESYSREEVIFNMRQVSLLITALEEREPELLKWAFEDRLHQPYRASLVPGMYDLFKEALKIGAYGGALSGAGPSLLFFAPLGKGKSIASSLAKRWEEIIENRVEIIMTNIDYRGAIVMEVI
- a CDS encoding aspartate kinase, with amino-acid sequence MLVIQKYGGTSVRNLDLIRKVAQRIKKTREDGNDVIAVVSAMGDTTDQLLKMASSLSPSPPERELDMLASTGEQISIALLSIALHELGCPAISFTGAQAGIITDGLFTRARIVRIETWRIGEELRKGKVVIVAGFQGMNERGEITTLGRGGSDTTAVAVAAAMKADVCEIYTDVDGVFTADPRIVPEARKLKEITYDEMLEMAIAGAKVLQHRAVEFAKRFSVPLHVRSSFNYNEGTWIREEVSVERRGVVTGVTVDKKIAKITLLGVPDIPGIAHRFAKALAEKGINIDMIIQSEPRGGYNDISFTIGESDLERAMIILKEISDEIGAEGVSGDRNVAKVSIVGAGVCSNPEIPAIMFGTLAENDINIELISTSEIRISCVIREGKADLAVKALHKAFKLEEGE
- a CDS encoding threonine synthase, with the translated sequence MDAEGVMRKWREFLPITEKTPIITLGEGNTPLIRASNIERKFKFGFELYLKYEGMNPTGSFKDRGMVMAVAKAIEEGAKAIACASTGNTSASAAAYAARTGLKCIVLVPKEAIALGKLAQALAAGARVIAIEGNFDDGLRVIKELTESYPITLVNSLNPNRLQGQKTAAFEVCESLGDAPDFLAIPVGNAGNISAYGMGFKEFKEAGKSSKLPKLLGFQAEGAAPIVEGRVFEKPETVATAIRIGNPAHWQRAVKTVEELGGGFYKVSDEEILNAYRLLVREEGIFVEPASAASIAGVIKLSEREFFPKGAKVVCVLTGHGLKDPNLAINLVGEPPSCPPSLKEVIRLAGF
- a CDS encoding ABC transporter ATP-binding protein, whose protein sequence is MIVEIDGIEFAYKSVKVLKHAKFTVDKGEIVAVLGPNGSGKTTLLRCMARILKPQRGAILIEGVNMRELKSIDVAKKVGYVPQNHNGSYMTVFNALLLGRRPHIRWSVGERDLKKVSEMIGLLGLEEHALKLTNELSGGELQKVIIGRALVQEPRVLLLDEPTNNLDPKNQVEIMGIIRKISKERGLASVVVLHDLNLALRFADKFLMLKDGEIFAQGGREITTPENIREVYGIEAEIVKYKGIPVVIPVYNSA
- a CDS encoding flavodoxin family protein, which gives rise to MAKIIYISGSPRSKSNTDYLLNLAMSKTGGQLIKLSKYKIIPCTSCRCCLENGTCILKDDMSGKIIPLLLESDAIIIGTPVYFNNVSAQVKAFMDRTWPLRGKLKNKIGGAIVVGRRYGLESAISAINAFFLKHEIIPANRGVCGIAYESGEISKDQEAINATLKLADRILELLNLMGLMTRSEGRLEFP
- a CDS encoding 3-isopropylmalate dehydrogenase (catalyzes the oxidation of 3-isopropylmalate to 3-carboxy-4-methyl-2-oxopentanoate in leucine biosynthesis) — its product is MYKIAVIPGDGIGEEIIREGVKVLEAVARKYGFSIEWIWYPWGAEHYLKTGELLPDSALEELKEMDAIYFGAIGDPRVKPGILEKEILLKIRFELDLFVNLRPIKLFPGVPTPLKDKTPEDINFYVVRENTEDFYVGLGDRWSGSKRESSFELKRNLYKAKIDLSIEVDPDEEYAYQIGFNSRGGCERIIRYAFELAKKKGVNKVTAVDKANVFTHSYSLWRDVFEKVGNEYPEIEKDYAFVDAITMWMVKTPESYKVVVTPNMFGDIITDLGAMIQGGLGLAAGGNIHPGKVSMFEPIHGSAPKYKGTGKANPLATILAGAMLLDHIGESEGAESVEKAVAKALSEGLIRTPDLGGDTKTWEVGNTLAKIIEEG